The following are encoded in a window of Candidatus Fluviicola riflensis genomic DNA:
- a CDS encoding RNA-binding transcriptional accessory protein: MQKNDFVQSNSGLQPKAILQTIQLLESGATVPFIARYRKEQTGGLDEVEIALIRDLAKKHDELISRQQTILSAIEEQGKLTPELKSKIEDCFESNVLEDLYLPYKQKRLTKGEKARKLGLEPLARMIMSQRGGDPEQMAERFLKGEVFDEQMAIQGACDIIAEWINENAVARARMRTTFQRKAILQSKLVKGKEEEGAKYRDYFDFSEPLYRTASHRFLALYRAEREGIISLKAQPEKEAAIDQLERFFVKGDDACADLVADTCKDAYTRLMCPSLENEVLNEAKEKADKEAIKVFSTNLRQLLLAPPVGSKRILAIDPGFRTGCKVVCLDESGSLLTNATIYPHAPQNETDKAMAKISQLVQAYKIEAIAIGDGTAGRETESFIKRVRFDRDLDVYVVREDGASIYSASPIARKEFPDYDVTVRGSVSIGRRLMDPLAELVKIDPKSVGVGQYQHEVNQHQLKDALDDVIVSCVNAVGVDLNTASPYLLSYVSGLGPALAENIVAYRSENGGFRSREELKKVKRLGDKAYEQAAGFLRVRDGENPLDNSAVHPESYKVVNSIAKKAGLKLTELIGNETTLKTVNKTEFPEIDSYTFDDILRELKKPGRDPRKQAKVLEFDSRIRTMDDLRVGMSLTGIVTNVTNFGAFVNIGIKENGLIHKSNLADVYVEDPSQFIALHEHVDVQVIEIDVPRKRVGLKRLV, encoded by the coding sequence ATGCAAAAAAATGACTTCGTACAATCCAATTCAGGGCTTCAGCCAAAAGCAATTTTACAAACCATTCAATTACTGGAATCAGGTGCTACCGTTCCGTTTATTGCCCGTTACCGGAAAGAACAAACGGGTGGTCTGGATGAGGTGGAAATTGCACTGATCCGCGATTTGGCGAAGAAACACGACGAACTCATCAGCCGTCAGCAAACGATTTTGTCTGCAATTGAAGAACAAGGAAAGTTAACACCCGAATTGAAGTCAAAAATCGAAGACTGTTTTGAATCGAATGTTCTCGAAGATTTGTATTTGCCTTATAAACAAAAGCGTTTGACCAAAGGTGAAAAAGCCCGTAAACTGGGATTGGAACCGCTGGCGCGTATGATTATGTCACAACGTGGCGGTGATCCCGAGCAAATGGCAGAGCGTTTCCTGAAAGGTGAAGTGTTTGATGAACAAATGGCCATTCAGGGGGCGTGTGATATTATCGCCGAATGGATCAACGAGAATGCCGTGGCGCGTGCACGTATGCGAACCACTTTTCAGCGCAAGGCTATTTTACAATCGAAACTGGTGAAAGGAAAAGAAGAAGAAGGTGCCAAGTACCGTGATTATTTCGATTTTTCGGAACCGCTTTACCGCACGGCTTCACATCGTTTCCTGGCATTGTACCGTGCCGAACGCGAAGGAATTATTTCCCTGAAAGCACAACCCGAAAAAGAAGCAGCGATTGATCAATTGGAACGCTTTTTTGTAAAAGGCGATGATGCCTGCGCTGATTTGGTGGCAGATACCTGTAAAGATGCTTACACGCGATTGATGTGTCCTTCCTTGGAAAATGAAGTGCTGAACGAAGCGAAGGAAAAAGCGGATAAAGAAGCGATTAAAGTTTTTTCGACCAACCTGCGACAATTATTGTTGGCTCCGCCGGTTGGTTCCAAACGCATTCTGGCCATCGATCCGGGATTCAGAACGGGTTGTAAAGTCGTGTGTTTGGACGAATCCGGCTCCCTGCTTACCAATGCAACCATTTACCCGCATGCACCACAAAACGAGACAGATAAGGCCATGGCGAAAATTTCGCAGCTGGTACAGGCCTATAAAATAGAAGCAATTGCCATTGGTGACGGAACGGCCGGGCGTGAAACCGAATCGTTTATCAAACGTGTGCGTTTCGACCGCGATTTGGATGTATACGTGGTGCGCGAAGACGGCGCTTCGATTTATTCCGCAAGTCCGATTGCACGCAAAGAATTTCCTGATTACGATGTTACCGTGCGTGGTTCGGTTTCTATCGGACGTCGTTTGATGGACCCGCTGGCGGAGTTGGTGAAAATTGATCCGAAATCGGTTGGAGTTGGACAATACCAGCACGAAGTGAACCAACATCAACTCAAAGACGCGCTTGATGACGTGATCGTTTCCTGTGTAAATGCCGTTGGCGTTGACTTGAATACCGCGTCGCCTTATTTATTGAGCTATGTCTCGGGACTTGGACCTGCTTTGGCTGAAAATATTGTTGCTTATCGCAGCGAAAATGGTGGTTTCCGTTCACGCGAAGAATTAAAAAAGGTAAAACGCCTCGGTGATAAAGCCTATGAACAAGCAGCCGGATTCCTACGGGTACGCGATGGTGAAAATCCACTGGATAACTCTGCCGTTCACCCTGAAAGTTACAAAGTGGTCAATTCAATCGCTAAAAAAGCAGGACTGAAACTCACTGAACTGATCGGCAATGAAACGACCCTGAAAACCGTCAATAAGACCGAATTCCCTGAAATTGACAGCTATACATTCGATGATATTCTGCGTGAGTTAAAGAAACCGGGACGTGATCCGCGCAAGCAGGCCAAAGTGTTGGAATTTGACAGCCGCATTCGCACCATGGACGATTTACGCGTAGGAATGAGTCTCACTGGAATCGTGACCAACGTCACCAATTTCGGGGCTTTTGTCAATATCGGGATCAAAGAAAACGGACTCATCCATAAATCGAACCTGGCTGATGTGTATGTTGAAGATCCGTCGCAATTTATTGCCTTGCACGAACACGTAGATGTGCAGGTAATTGAGATTGATGTTCCGAGAAAACGTGTTGGGTTGAAGCGATTAGTGTGA